One window of Canis lupus baileyi chromosome 21, mCanLup2.hap1, whole genome shotgun sequence genomic DNA carries:
- the PYGM gene encoding glycogen phosphorylase, muscle form codes for MSRPLSDQEKRKQISVRGLAGVENVTELKKNFNRHLHFTLVKDRNVATPRDYYFALAHTVRDHLVGRWIRTQQHYYEKDPKRIYYLSLEFYMGRTLQNTMVNLALENACDEATYQLGLDMEELEEIEEDAGLGNGGLGRLAACFLDSMATLGLAAYGYGIRYEFGIFNQKICGGWQMEEADDWLRYGNPWEKARPEFMLPVHFYGRVEHTSQGAKWVDTQVVLAMPYDTPVPGYRNNIVNTMRLWSAKAPNDFNLKDFNVGGYIQAVLDRNLAENISRVLYPNDNFFEGKELRLKQEYFVVAATLQDIIRRFKSSKFGCRDPVRTSFDAFPDKVAIQLNDTHPSLAIPELMRILVDLERLDWDKAWDVTVRTCAYTNHTVLPEALERWPVHLIETLLPRHLQIIYEINQRFLNRVAAAFPGDVDRLRRMSLVEEGAVKRINMAHLCIAGSHAVNGVARIHSEILKKTIFKDFYELEPHKFQNKTNGITPRRWLVLCNPGLAEVIAERIGEDYISDLDQLRKLLSFVDDEAFIRDVAKVKQENKLKFAAYLEREYKVHINPNSLFDIQVKRIHEYKRQLLNCLHIITLYNRIKQEPNRFVVPRTVMIGGKAAPGYHMAKMIIKLITAIGDVVNHDPVVGDRLRVIFLENYRVSLAEKVIPAADLSEQISTAGTEASGTGNMKFMLNGALTIGTMDGANVEMAEEAGEENFFIFGMRVEDVEKLDQRGYNAQEYYDRIPELRQIIEQLSSGFFSPKQPDLFKDIVNMLMHHDRFKVFADYEEYIKCQEKVSALYKNPREWTRMVIRNIATSGKFSSDRTIAQYAREIWGIEPSRKRLPAPDETI; via the exons ATGTCCCGGCCACTGTCAGAccaggagaagagaaagcagatcagtgtGCGTGGCCTAGCAGGTGTGGAGAATGTGACGGAGCTCAAGAAGAACTTCAACCGACACCTGCATTTCACACTCGTCAAAGACCGCAATGTGGCCACCCCAAGAGACTACTACTTTGCGCTGGCCCACACTGTTCGTGACCACCTCGTGGGCCGCTGGATCCGCACGCAGCAGCACTACTACGAAAAGGACCCCAAG AGGATCTACTACCTGTCTCTGGAGTTCTACATGGGACGGACACTACAAAACACCATGGTGAACCTGGCCTTGGAGAATGCCTGTGACGAGGCCACCTACCAG ctgGGCCTGGACatggaggagctggaggagattGAGGAGGATGCAGGGCTGGGCAACGGGGGCCTGGGTCGGCTGGCTG CATGCTTTCTGGACTCCATGGCAACACTAGGCCTGGCTGCCTATGGCTACGGGATCCGCTATGAGTTTGGGATTTTTAACCAGAAGATCTGTGGGGGCTGGCAG atggAGGAGGCTGATGACTGGCTTCGCTACGGAAACCCCTGGGAGAAGGCCCGACCTGAGTTCATGCTGCCTGTGCACTTCTATGGCCGAGTAGAACACACCAGCCAGGGGGCCAAGTGGGTGGACACACAG GTGGTGCTGGCCATGCCTTATGATACCCCTGTGCCTGGCTATCGCAACAACATCGTCAACACCATGCGCCTGTGGTCGGCCAAGGCCCCCAATGACTTCAACCTCAAAGACT TCAATGTTGGTGGCTACATCCAAGCTGTGCTGGACCGGAACCTGGCTGAGAACATCTCGCGTGTCCTGTACCCCAATGACAAC TTCTTTGAGGGGAAAGAGCTGCGTCTGAAGCAGGAGTACTTTGTGGTGGCCGCCACCCTCCAAGACATCATCCGCCGCTTCAAGTCTTCCAAGTTTGGCTGCCGTGACCCCGTGCGCACAAGCTTTGATGCCTTTCCAGATAAG GTGGCCATCCAGCTCAATGATACCCACCCGTCCTTGGCCATCCCTGAGCTGATGAGGATCCTGGTCGACCTGGAGCGGCTGGACTGGGACAAG GCCTGGGATGTGACGGTCAGGACCTGCGCCTACACCAACCACACCGTCCTGCCCGAGGCCCTAGAGCGCTGGCCCGTGCATCTTATTGAGACTCTGCTGCCCCGACACCTCCAGATCATCTATGAGATCAACCAGCGCTTCCTTAAC CGGGTGGCAGCTGCTTTCCCAGGGGATGTAGACCGGCTGCGGCGCATGTCGCTGGTGGAAGAGGGCGCGGTGAAGCGCATCAACATGGCTCACCTGTGCATTGCGGGCTCACATGCTGTCAACGGCGTGGCTCGAATCCACTCGGAGATCCTCAAGAAAACCAT CTTCAAGGACTTCTACGAGCTGGAGCCTCATAAATTCCAGAACAAGACCAACGGCATCACCCCTCGTCGCTGGCTAGTTCTGTGTAACCCTGGACTGGCAGAAGTCATTGCTGAG CGCATTGGGGAGGACTACATCTCAGACCTGGACCAGCTGCGCAAACTGCTCTCCTTCGTGGATGACGAAGCCTTTATCCGGGATGTGGCCAAAGTGAAGCAG GAAAACAAGTTAAAGTTCGCTGCCTACCTAGAGAGGGAATACAAAGTCCATATCAACCCCAACTCGCTCTTCGACATCCAGGTGAAGCGAATTCATGAATATAAACGCCAGCTCCTCAACTGCCTCCACATCATCACCCTGTACAATC GCATCAAGCAGGAACCCAATAGGTTTGTCGTGCCCCGAACTGTGATGATTGGAGGGAAG GCTGCCCCTGGATACCACATGGCCAAGATGATCATCAAACTCATCACAGCCATTGGGGATGTGGTTAACCACGACCCAGTGGTAGGAGACCGCCTCCGTGTGATCTTCCTGGAGAACTACCGAGTCTCGCTGGCAGAGAAAG TGATCCCAGCTGCTGACCTCTCCGAGCAGATCTCCACAGCAGGCACGGAGGCCTCAGGCACTGGCAACATGAAGTTCATGCTCAATGGAGCTCTGACCATTGGCACCATGGACGGAGCCAATGTAGAGATGGCAGAGGAGGCGGGAGAAGAAAACTTCTTCATCTTCGGCATGCGGGTAGAGGACGTGGAAAAGCTTGACCAGAGAGG GTACAATGCCCAGGAGTACTATGACCGAATTCCTGAGCTCCGGCAGATCATTGAGCAGCTGAGCAGCGGCTTCTTCTCCCCCAAACAGCCAGACTTGTTCAAGGACATTGTCAACATGCTCATGCATCATGACCG GTTTAAAGTGTTTGCAGATTATGAAGAATACATTAAATGCCAGGAGAAAGTCAGTGCCTTGTACAAG AACCCAAGAGAGTGGACGAGGATGGTGATCCGGAACATAGCCACATCAGGCAAGTTCTCCAGCGACAGAACCATTGCCCAGTACGCCCGGGAGATCTGGGGCATAGAGCCTTCACGCAAGCGCCTGCCAGCCCCGGATGAGACCATCTGA